A single region of the Garra rufa chromosome 20, GarRuf1.0, whole genome shotgun sequence genome encodes:
- the tnfrsf9b gene encoding tumor necrosis factor receptor superfamily member 9b, with protein MSWRMNLLHGLTLTAAVLLLAAGHSVESGCEDYDLIGDNKVCCKKCKPGNRLVTRCGLDPFALCTPCEKDNFVTDALSPSCLRCSQCTDNMQVKVNCTASSNTVCECRPGHSCIKGCYRGQQPTANGCEPCPPGTFNNKTHESCVKWTKCTEPDQIITPGDAYKDVTCGRKPDTKPDTKPDTKPTDLESKTIAIFITFATICIAVPVATVLFLEWRRGKATRKPNVEKETLEGGQTETSLLDKPSFCFPQQEHGGSSQSSTASLVSQDIGPLVA; from the exons ATGTCGTGGAGGATGAACCTGCTCCATGGACTGACCCTGACTGCGGCTGTCCTGCTTTTGGCTGCGGGACACAGTGTGGAATCTGGATGTGAGGACTATGACCTCATTGGGGACAATAAGGTGTGCTGCAAGAAGTGTAAACCAG GAAACCGTCTTGTCACTCGTTGTGGTCTAGATCCATTTGCTTTGTGTACTCCCTGCGAAAAAGACAACTTTGTCACCGATGCATTATCACCAAGTTGTCTGAGATGCAGTCAATGTACAG ATAACATGCAAGTGAAGGTGAATTGCACCGCCAGCAGCAACACCGTTTGTGAGTGTAGACCGGGACATTCCTGCATTAAAGGGTGTTACAGAGGACAGCAGCCCACTGCAAATG GCTGTGAGCCGTGTCCTCCAGGGACGTTCAATAACAAGACTCATGAATCCTGTGTGAAGTGGACTAA GTGTACAGAGCCAGACCAAATAATTACACCTGGAGATGCATACAAAGATGTAACCTGTGGCCGTAAACCAGATACCAAACCAGATACCAAACCTGATACCAAACCTACTGACCTAGAAAGCA AGACCATTGCTATTTTCATCACCTTTGCAACCATCTGCATAGCGGTACCTGTTGCAACAGTCCTCTTCCTAGAATGGAGGAGAGGAAAAGCCACTCGTAAACCCAATGTTGAAAAGGAAACTCTTGAAG GAGGACAGACTGAAACATCTCTTCTCGATAAGCCCAGCTTCTGTTTTCCTCAGCAGGAACATGGCGGCAGCAGTCAGAGTTCAACGGCCTCGCTGGTCTCACAGGATATCGGGCCTTTGGTAGCATGA